From a single Sparus aurata chromosome 13, fSpaAur1.1, whole genome shotgun sequence genomic region:
- the LOC115593839 gene encoding uncharacterized protein LOC115593839 translates to MAPLQTEDGHDQCPACLGVEHLRTGMSDNPCMNCRFMPLAVRRARLAAVEGDAALLPVSGSAVPRAPKGRGRRRSTASHGPPGKVKKVDTLALKVDTLSSEFAQIKELLLNLQPDDRGPVVSGDSATRGSPVRDIDVLSTAASCSLFDDEGEGQDEDKDSALPASDALSQGSDGSLRGSEAGHATLKPAIRMALARLGLDDAPATAAPSSAFFRQTPQPAAFSVPPSKPYIEELQRCWGDPKLLSHHTSDSRNLAAMQEAGSYGLDRMAPVDPTIASLIVSPDEALRPDARCPRPQCRMTDDLLVRAYNIAARMGRIGNSFSHLILGLSQVLQESGVDSSAQTLSHMFGPAAQLALERSAQVDQVYSRGPLTIQGIMISAAGLSHGHFSKCQGDQPPVVAPPKAPGGGGGGPEAQRAGVGRFTQQHISYWERETTDPWVVSTLSKGYTLQFRRRPPTFCGVKMSVVRDPTKSLALSRELASLLDKDAIEPVVGHTRLNGFYSVYFLIPKKDGGFRPILDLRGLNRFLKVLPFRMLRMADVLQSVAQGAWFVSIDLKDAYFHVPIAPHHRQFLRFAFQGRAYQFKVMPFGLSLAPRIFTRCVAAALAPIQARGLAVLPYLDDWLIVSPTAEQAVRDTAVLLGHVNQLGLTVNYSKSSLTPSQKVDYLGMTLDSRLMRAFLSRKRVENILQLIGCFQRGRVLRYGLFLKLLGMLTAASMVIPLGLLSLRPLQVWVNTLHLDPKWHRGRRVRVSSPCCRALKPWRRRGYLVGGVPLGVTPARREVVETDASLLGWGAVWQHRTINGRWSTQHRWEHINVLELRAIFFALQHFLPVLKGRHVLIRTDSTSAVYHINHQGGTRSKLGLRVSEQLLTWAFPHFLSLRAVHLPGVQNNVADVLSRQGPPQGDWRLHPEVVEMIWSRYGRAEVDVFASETSTHCPLWYSLMEGTSPLGQDALAHAWPAHLLYAFPPIPLIRATLESVQRNDHRLLLVAPNWPGRPWFPVLLKLLQGEPWRLPRRPDLLSQLEGRIWHPNPDRLQLWIWPLGARNHSWHPVTSQ, encoded by the exons ATGGCCCCCCTCCAAACGGAGGACGGCCACGATCAGTGCCCGGCCTGTCTCGGGGTTGAGCACCTGAGGACAGGTATGTCTGACAACCCATGCATGAACTGTAGGTTTATGCCACTGGCGGTCAGAAGGGCTAGACTGGCAGCGGTGGAAGGAGATGCTGCGCTGCTACCTGTTAGCGGGAGCGCAGTCCCGAGGGCACCTAAGGGACGTGGACGCAGACGCAGTACTGCATCACATGGCCCTCCGGGGAAAGTTAAGAAGGTGGACACTTTAGCTCTCAAAGTGGACACTCTTTCATCTGAGTTTGCCCAGATTAAGGAGCTTCTGCTCAATCTGCAGCCTGACGATAGGGGACCAGTTGTCAGTGGTGACTCCGCCACGAGGGGCTCGCCTGTTCGGGACATTGATGTGCTGTCAACTGCAGCTTCCTGCAGTTTGTTTGATGATGAAGGGGAAGGACAGGACGAGGATAAAGACTCAGCCCTTCCAGCCTCTGACGCCTTGTCTCAAGGGTCGGATGGGTCATTGCGTGGATCAGAAGCTGGCCATGCCACACTGAAACCAGCAATTCGGATGGCCTTGGCACGCCTTGGGCTGGATGACGCTCCCGCCACAGCAGCTCCGTCAAGTGCCTTTTTTAGGCAGACACCGCAGCCTGCAGCTTTTTCAGTCCCGCCTTCAAAACCCTATATTGAAGAGCTCCAGCGCTGCTGGGGAGATCCGAAGCTGTTGTCCCATCACACCAGTGATAGCAGGAATTTGGCGGCCATGCAGGAGGCAGGCAGCTATGGGCTGGATCGTATGGCTCCAGTTGATCCTACCATTGCCTCCTTGATAGTCTCACCCGATGAGGCTCTCAGACCTGATGCCCGCTGCCCCCGTCCTCAGTGCCGGATGACCGATGATCTCCTGGTTAGGGCTTATAATATAGCAGCACGCATGGGCCGGATTGGTAACTCCTTTTCCCACCTTATCCTGGGCCTGTCTCAGGTCCTGCAGGAATCTGGTGTGGACTCCTCTGCCCAGACCCTCA GTCACATGTTTGGGCCAGCTGCTCAGCTGGCGCTAGAGCGCAGTGCTCAAGTGGACCAG GTTTACAGCCGAGGTCCTCTCACTATTCAGGGCATTATGATCAGCGCCGCCGGTCTTTCTCACGGCCATTTTTCCAAGTGCCAAGGGGACCAGCCCCCAGTAGTCGCCCCCCCAAAGGCTCCAGGGGGCGGGGGGGGCGGACCTGAGGCTCAAAGGGCCGGCGTCGGGCGCTTCACTCAGCAGCATATCAGCTACTGGGAGAGGGAGACCACAGACCCTTGGGTGGTATCCACGCTGTCCAAGGGATACACACTGCAGTTCCGACGCCGGCCACCGACCTTCTGTGGGGTCAAAATGTCTGTGGTCAGAGATCCCACGAAATCCCTCGCCCTCAGCAGGGAGCTGGCGTCCCTTTTAGACAAGGACGCCATCGAGCCTGTCGTAGGGCATACACGGCTCAATGGGTtttattcagtgtattttttaatCCCGAAGAAGGACGGCGGGTTCCGCCCGATCCTGGATCTGCGGGGGCTGAACAGGTTTTTAAAGGTCCTGCCATTCCGTATGTTGCGGATGGCAGACGTTCTCCAGTCAGTGGCACAGGGGGCATGGTTTGTGTCAATAGATCTCAAAGATGCCTATTTTCATGTGCCTATTGCTCCACACCACAGGCAGTTCCTGCGATTCGCATTTCAGGGCCGAGCTTACCAATTCAAAGTGATGCCCTTCGGTCTCTCACTGGCCCCTCGCATATTTACAAGGTGTGTGGCAGCGGCACTTGCCCCCATACAAGCCAGGGGGTTGGCGGTTTTGCCATACCTGGACGATTGGCTAATTGTCTCCCCAACGGCAGAGCAGGCAGTCAGAGACACTGCTGTGCTCCTTGGACATGTGAACCAGCTGGGCCTCACAGTCAACTACTCCAAGAGCAGTCTCACACCCAGTCAAAAGGTAGATTACCTGGGCATGACTCTCGACTCGCGGTTAATGAGAGCCTTCCTTTCTCGGAAAAGGGTGGAGAACATTTTGCAACTCATAGGTTGCTTCCAGAGAGGCAGAGTGTTGAGATACGGCCTCTTTCTCAAACTGCTGGGTATGCTGACTGCAGCATCCATGGTGATCCCACTAGGTCTCCTTTCCTTACGGCCCCTTCAAGTCTGGGTCAACACACTTCACTTAGATCCCAAGTGGCACAGAGGCAGGAGAGTCAGGGTATCCAGCCCCTGCTGTCGAGCCCTGAagccatggaggaggagggggtatCTGGTTGGGGGGGTTCCCCTTGGAGTGACCCCGGCCCGCCGAGAAGTGGTGGAGACGGATGCCTCTCTGTTAGGCTGGGGTGCAGTCTGGCAGCACAGGACCATCAACGGCAGATGGAGCACACAACACAGGTGGGAACATATAAATGTGCTCGAGCTCAGAGCAATTTTTTTCGCACTGCAGCATTTTCTCCCAGTTTTGAAAGGGCGGCATGTTCTCATCCGCACAGACAGCACCTCAGCAGTATACCACATAAATCATCAGGGTGGCACCAGGTCCAAGCTGGGTCTGCGGGTGTCAGAGCAGCTCCTTACGTGGGCATTTCCCCACTTCCTAAGCCTCAGGGCCGTACACCTCCCAGGAGTACAGAACAATGTAGCGGATGTTCTCTCCCGCCAAGGGCCGCCACAGGGCGACTGGAGACTCCACCCCGAGGTGGTGGAAATGATTTGGAGCCGCTATGGCAGAGCAGAGGTGGACGTTTTTGCCTCAGAAACATCCACACATTGTCCCCTCTGGTACTCACTGATGGAGGGGACCAGCCCTCTGGGACAGGATGCCTTGGCTCATGCCTGGCCAGCCCACCTTCTATATGCCTTTCCTCCAATTCCGCTCATTCGAGCGACACTGGAAAGTGTGCAACGGAACGACCACAGACTGCTACTGGTGGCCCCCAACTGGCCAGGGCGGCCATGGTTTCCAGTACTGCTGAAACTACTCCAGGGGGAGCCATGGCGCCTCCCAAGGAGACCGGACCTTCTCTCTCAGCTGGAGGGACGCATATGGCATCCGAATCCGGACCGCCTTCAGCTTTGGATCTGGCCATTGGGGGCCAGGAACCACTCCTGGCATCCTGTGACCAGTCAGTAA